The Nocardia arthritidis genome has a window encoding:
- a CDS encoding MarR family winged helix-turn-helix transcriptional regulator — protein sequence MVTRPLDSRAAFLLSQIGYHVSYRLTEQLARLDLDPAHFAVLGHLAAADGRSQQELADLLRVHRNAMVGLVDELEERALVTRRPHPADRRAHAVHLTTHAREMLETIQSEADALESEILAPLNKTERTTLLPLLHRIAAHANLPQESTPAYNAAAAHAADDLNPPNNTRAPGPECTQPIT from the coding sequence ATGGTGACCCGCCCGCTGGACTCACGCGCAGCATTCCTGTTGTCGCAGATCGGTTATCACGTGTCGTATCGGCTGACCGAGCAGCTAGCGCGGCTGGATCTCGACCCAGCCCACTTCGCAGTGCTGGGCCACCTGGCCGCCGCGGATGGCCGCAGCCAACAGGAACTCGCGGACCTGCTGCGCGTCCACCGCAACGCAATGGTCGGACTGGTCGACGAACTAGAGGAACGAGCCCTGGTAACCCGCCGCCCACACCCGGCAGACCGCCGCGCCCACGCCGTCCATCTCACCACCCACGCCCGCGAAATGCTCGAGACAATCCAATCCGAAGCCGACGCCCTCGAATCGGAAATCCTCGCCCCCCTCAACAAGACCGAACGAACCACCCTCCTCCCCCTACTCCACCGCATAGCCGCCCACGCCAACCTCCCCCAGGAGTCCACCCCGGCCTACAACGCCGCCGCCGCCCACGCCGCCGATGACCTCAACCCACCGAACAACA